The following are from one region of the Zymoseptoria tritici IPO323 chromosome 13, whole genome shotgun sequence genome:
- a CDS encoding putative lipoate synthase, with protein MAALRLPSRRILSSAARESRQSTLLSQTRSFATTVTDAPPPTTTQSTPRPATSFSDRLNSGPSFNDFVAPTSDEPLTQEDIYELQTVQIGPSGRKRTHTRLPSWLKTPIPSNDNFKRIKNDLRGLGLHTVCEEARCPNISDCWGGSSKSAATATIMLMGDTCTRGCRFCSVKTSNKPAPLDPHEPENTAEALKRWGLGYVVLTSVDRDDLADGGSHHFAETIIKIKQKAPQILVEALTGDYAGDLEQVALVARSGLDVYAHNMETTEELTPSVRDRRAKYHQSLSVLRAAKEAKPDLITKTSIMLGLGETEEQLWQVLKDLRAVNVDVVTFGQYMRPTKRHMKVHEYVTPDTFELWRQRALDLGFLYCASGPLVRSSYKAGEAFIENVLKKRARHSSLLAAEGVKDFKEFKNGRGHSAQTEIVSISTYINLTWVLPPRTPHRTLHKTSPPPKTPLPLSPSSTIQHYLTSSSPASRSDR; from the exons ATGGCGGCCCTCCGACTACCCTCACGACGCATCCTatcctccgccgcccgcGAGAGCAGACAATCCACCCTCCTCTCACAAACCCGCTCCTTCGCCACAACAGTCACCGATGCGcctccaccaacaacaacccaATCAACCCCCCGACCCGCCACCTCGTTCTCCGACCGTCTCAACAGCGGCCCCTCCTTCAACGACTTCGTCGCGCCCACATCAGACGAACCCCTCACCCAAGAAGACATCTACGAATTACAAACCGTTCAAATCGGACCCTCAGGCCGAAAACGAACCCACACCCGCCTCCCCTCCTGGCTCAAAACCCCCATCCCCTCCAACGACAACTTCAAACGCATAAAAAACGACCTCCGAGGTCTCGGTCTCCACACAGTCTGCGAGGAAGCCCGATGTCCCAACATCAGCGACTGCTGGGGCGGCTCCTCCAAGTCCGCCGCGACCGCAACAATCATGCTCATGGGCGACACCTGCACCCGCGGCTGCCGTTTCTGCAGCGTCAAAACCTCCAATAAACCCGCACCTCTTGACCCCCACGAACCCGAAAATACCGCCGAAGCACTCAAGAGATGGGGACTTGGCTACGTGGTGCTCACGAGCGTCGACCGCGACGATTTAGCAGATGGTGGAAGCCACCACTTCGCGGAAACAATCATTAAAATCAAGCAAAAAGCGCCTCAAATCCTCGTGGAAGCTCTCACAGGCGACTATGCGGGAGATCTGGAACAAGTCGCGCTCGTAGCCCGCAGCGGACTAGATGTCTACGCCCACAACATGGAGACAACCGAGGAATTAACCCCCTCCGTCCGCGATCGCCGGGCAAAATACCACCAATCCCTTTCCGTGCTGCGCGCCGCGAAAGAAGCGAAACCGGACCTTATCACCAAAACGTCCATAATGCTCGGACTTGGGGAGACGGAAGAGCAGCTCTGGCAAGTGCTCAAGGATTTGAGGGCGGTGAATGTGGATGTCGTGACGTTTGGACAATACATGCGTCCGACGAAGAGGCATATGAAAGTACACGAGTACGTCACACCGGATACATTTGAGTTGTGGAGACAGCGGGCACTGGATTTGGGATTTTTGTATTGTGCGAGTGGGCCGTTGGTGAGGAGTAGTTATAAAGCGGGAGAGGCGTTTATTGAGAATgtgttgaagaagagggcgaggCATAGTAGTTTattggcggcggagggggTCAAGGACTTCAAGGAGTTTAAGAAT GGACGTGGTCACAGCGCACAGACTGAAATCGTTTCCATCTCCACCtacatcaacctcacctgGGTGTTGCCCCCTCGAACCCCGCATCGAACACTCCACAAG ACATCCCCCCCCCCTAAGACCCCACTGCCACTCTCCCCTTCCTCTACCATTCAGCACTACCTTACTTCCTCCAGTCCCGCTTCCCGATCCGACCGATAA